A genomic window from Fusarium falciforme chromosome 2, complete sequence includes:
- a CDS encoding F-box domain-containing protein yields MQQEPPENPEPLTHQDNPFYTSSSQHGLLHRDPRGLRRALSRDSSGPEPRSASALRRDSGHDVDADLLDEELRRLSLSHGSASRPAAPGHRISEYESAMTPPTPKKALGFKVTKRTETPSDGVQLADFPNELLTHIFSHLHSDSHAAIALVSKRFYALITSSHAWRMAFLRYFPGHEALEVKTNVDIWAHSSHDLIQFESRYFARLTPMASWRKEYLLRTRLMRSLARGKPGASAASGGIGASVRSGKKTSAVLTFNSKLPWLVSSLHAVFTNGKKPPRAIHGAADLGVASISDPTNGRIEKWGFVDPFSSMQLDEVVPNLVPFGLGEGPAATPNVLDVSQPYGLLAGEGFPGGRAYFRSTNENRGRYLGGDSGVVDTYPDIPKIPEMSEAICSVWLAKSQAVPANTNSMIGMLTGSTLGVVSSFAIGGDSGPQRYQAGEITARWVLSPGVPIISLKVDDNYSQKRKTAARIFAVALNALGEVYYLTETPSAQNQAKSEDITKNAWYAGRSVYWHLLDSTRRVARPDDLDKNAIRGAYSPRSPSNSMNLSKSQLTAEAREIEKFLRHKPAHFRKVCEGWDMQRKLEVDFASDDGQGAGESIFVIDCGLAEGRPANVQRYTRSLVSQEAQSSSVILAPAPPAPPAASQSSLFGTAPGETTGTPEQESPGLASPASASSPDSLSHLHEWDSCPMNLKGHFHATITSVGLDRSNTSVLTLAEDPLYTAEEEIPGRRSRLFAIGTDTGAVLVWNARDNTRGTGIDPVRQIQTESPEVSCVALTALYVVHGGSDGLVQAWDPLASTLEPVRTLNARSNGRVPRHMMTMNPSLRESSYSAVGAIYLDPDPTILRGVVSFGAFLRYWAYSSAAHTMGRKRRLRHSDVHGRLASRRQGGVVTDFIAAEEAELRLENEQKAKERARLQNRFGVGALGDLTEEEALRYAQMVSEEAFLEEQRRTSDSAADASLDTASTFSETTVDTITPEPSITEMTPPTAPPGEDSCRMQNEDGYEQQIQQAIRLSLMEGVNENGHSPPAMSSGDYEFSLTYKAKPSKKGKHSGLSSPGASKTGGSSSRAEPRDYDLELALKLSMEDSGHASSDVGLGVQFEEFPPLETEGVGKGKGVQRW; encoded by the exons ATGCAACAAGAGCCTCCCGAGAATCCAGAACCTCTGACTCACCAGGACAATCCCTTTTacacctcttcctcccagcATGGCCTCCTTCACCGTGACCCGCGCGGCCTCCGCCGAGCTCTCTCCCGAGACTCGAGTGGTCCTGAGCCGCGCTCTGCCTCGGCCCTCCGCCGGGACTCCGGCCATGACGTCGACGCCGACTTGCTCGATGAAGAGCTACGTCGACTGAGTCTCAGCCATGGATCGGCCAGTCGACCTGCAGCTCCCGGCCACCGCATCTCCGAGTATGAGAGTGCAATGACTCCGCCGACCCCTAAGAAAGCCCTGGGCTTCAAGGTCACCAAGCGCACAGAGACGCCTTCTGATGGTGTTCAGCTCGCAGACTTCCCCAATG AGCTTTTGACGCACATCTTTTCGCACTTGCACTCCGATTCCCATGCCGCGATCGCCCTGGTATCGAAGCGCTTCTATGCGCTCATTACCAGCTCACATGCCTGGAGAATGGCCTTTCTGCGGTATTTCCCAGGACACGAGGCGCTCGAAGTCAAGACAAACGTGGATATCTGGGCTCATAGTTCGCATGACTTGATCCAATTCGAGTCTCGATACTTTGCTCGTCTCACGCCCATGGCATCTTGGAGAAAGGAGTACCTGCTCCGTACGCGCCTGATGAGAAGTCTTGCGCGCGGCAAGCCTGGTGCCTCGGCTGCCTCTGGTGGCATTGGCGCATCTGTCCGCTCTGGAAAGAAAACCAGCGCAGTTTTGACCTTCAATTCGAAACTGCCCTGGCTCGTATCTAGCCTCCACGCTGTCTTTACCAACGGGAAGAAGCCCCCGCGAGCCATCCATGGAGCCGCAGATCTAGGAGTCGCATCAATTAGCGATCCCACCAACGGAAGAATCGAGAAATGGGGATTCGTGGACCCTTTCAGCTCGATGCAGCTTGACGAGGTTGTCCCGAACTTGGTGCCGTTTGGCCTGGGAGAAGGCCCTGCTGCCACCCCCAACGTTCTTGATGTGAGCCAGCCTTACGGCCTGCTCGCTGGCGAGGGCTTCCCAGGAGGCCGTGCCTACTTCCGCAGCACCAACGAGAACCGTGGACGGTATCTTGGCGGTGATTCTGGTGTCGTGGATACCTATCCTGATATCCCCAAGATCCCAGAAATGTCTGAAGCCATCTGTAGCGTCTGGCTGGCAAAGTCACAAGCTGTGCCAGCAAACACCAATTCGATGATTGGGATGCTTACTGGGTCAACCCTTGGTGTCGTATCATCCTTCGCTATTGGTGGTGATTCTGGCCCGCAGCGATATCAGGCTGGAGAAATCACCGCTCGATGGGTTCTTAGCCCTGGAGTGCCCATCATTTCCCTCAAGGTTGATGACAATTACAGCCAGAAGCGAAAGACGGCTGCAAGAATCTTTGCAGTTGCTTTGAATGCTCTCGGCGAAGTGTATTACCTGACTGAGACGCCCAGCGCACAGAACCAGGCAAAGAGCGAGGACATTACCAAGAACGCTTGGTATGCTGGACGTTCAGTATACTGGCACCTTCTCGACTCTACGCGACGCGTTGCTCGCCCGGATGATCTGGACAAGAATGCAATTAGAGGAGCATACTCGCCCAGATCTCCTTCCAACTCGATGAACCTGAGTAAGAGTCAGTTGACTGCTGAAGCTCGGGAGATTGAGAAGTTCCTGCGCCACAAGCCAGCTCACTTTAGGAAGGTCTGTGAGGGATGGGACATGCAGCGCAAGTTGGAAGTTGATTTTGCTAGTGACGACGGCCAGGGTGCAGGCGAGAGCATCTTTGTGATCGACTGTGGCCTAGCTGAAGGTCGTCCCGCAAATGTTCAACGCTATACTCGATCTCTGGTTTCTCAGGAGGCTCAGTCGTCCTCCGTCATCCTGGCACCGGCACCTCCTGCGCCTCCTGCTGCCAGTCAATCATCGCTCTTCGGAACAGCGCCGGGAGAGACCACTGGGACTCCTGAGCAGGAATCACCAGGGCTTGCTTCGCCTGCCTCTGCGTCGTCGCCAGACTCACTATCACATCTCCATGAGTGGGATAGCTGCCCAATGAACCTGAAAGGCCACTTTCATGCTACAATCACAAGTGTTGGCCTGGATCGTTCGAATACTTCGGTTCTCACACTCGCCGAAGACCCCCTCTACACAGCCGAGGAGGAAATCCCAGGACGCAGGTCTCGTCTGTTTGCCATCGGAACCGACACAGGTGCCGTTCTTGTGTGGAACGCTAGAGACAACACCAGGGGTACAGGCATCGACCCAGTTCGTCAGATTCAGACTGAGTCCCCCGAAGTCTCCTGCGTGGCTCTTACCGCGTTGTATGTTGTCCACGGCGGAAGTGACGGGCTTGTCCAGGCTTGGGATCCCCTGGCTTCTACCCTCGAGCCTGTTCGGACGCTCAACGCGAGGTCAAATGGTCGAGTTCCTCGACATATGATGACAATGAATCCCTCACTTCGCGAGTCCAGCTACTCTGCGGTTGGCGCCATCTATCTTGACCCTGATCCAACAATCCTTCGAGGTGTCGTTTCCTTTGGAGCTTTCTTGAGATACTGGGCATATAGCTCTGCGGCCCATACTATGGGACGCAAGCGCCGTCTGAGGCATTCTGACGTTCATGGTCGTCTGGCCAGCCGCCGCCAGGGCGGAGTCGTTACCGACTTCATCGccgctgaggaggctgaACTACGACTTGAGAACgagcaaaaggccaaggagcggGCACGCCTGCAGAATCGTTTCGGTGTTGGTGCTCTCGGCGACCtgacagaggaagaggctctGCGGTATGCACAGATGGTCTCTGAAGAGGCATTCCTCGAGGAACAGCGACGAACCAGCGACTCGGCTGCCGATGCCAGTCTTGACACTGCATCGACCTTTAGCGAAACCACTGTCGACACCATCACCCCTGAGCCGAGCATCACTGAGATGACTCCTCCCACGGCCCCTCCCGGGGAGGATTCTTGTAGAATGCAAAACGAGGACGGCTATGAGCAGCAGATCCAGCAGGCCATTCGTCTCTCGCTCATGGAGGGCGTCAACGAGAATGGCCACTCACCACCGGCAATGAGCTCAGGCGACTACGAGTTCTCCCTCACGTACAAGGCCAAACCCAGCAAGAAGGGCAAACATTCAGGACTCAGCTCTCCAGGGGCATCCAAGACCGGCGGCTCATCCAGCCGCGCCGAGCCGCGCGACTATGACCTTGAACTTGCTCTCAAGCTCAGCATGGAGGATTCAGGCCATGCTTCATCCGATGTTGGTCTTGGCGTTCAGTTTGAGGAGTTCCCGCCTCTGGAGACGGAGGGTGTTGGGAAGGGAAAAGGGGTGCAGAGGTGGTAA